TTCATGGTGAACTCCTGAAAGGTTGCCGGGCGGAATTGCCCGACCCTTCCGGGGCACGGCGCAGCGCAAGCAGTCAGGGGTCAACGACGGCCGCCAGGACGCAAGCGCCATCGGCGCGCAGCCCTTGACGGCGAGAACGCCGTGGCACGATGAAGGGGACAGCAAGACCGCCTCCCTCGCACCTCCACGCACGCGGTTTTTGGCAAGCGAAGCGCGCAGGCCCGAATAGCAATCCGGGCCGGAGGCATCAGCGATGTGAAAGGCGGGCAGTTCTTAAATGCGCGCCCAGTCCCGGTGCAGATCGTCAACGATCATGGGATGACGGTGCCCGCCTCGGTCTGCTTGTTCGCGCAAGTGAGGATGATCTGGCGGTAGATGATCGTGGGCGATGTCGGAAGAATCACTAGCGGGCCAGAGCCACAGCGCCAGTCCCACTCCGACAAGACCAATCAGCGACATGATGATGAAGGTCGATTGCAGCCCAAAGGCAGCGCCGAAGCGACCGGCCAAGGGATAGCAAATGAGCCAACACGCATGGGACAGGGCGAATTGCGCGGCAAAGACCGCGGGGCGATCCTCGGGATGAGCGGAGCGGCGCAACAGCCGGCCGGAAGGTGTTTGCGCCACGCTGTAGCCGAAGCCGACCACCAACCAGATCACCACCAGAACGGCATAGGTCGGAATCATTGCCCCGGCTGCCGTTCCCACAACCAGCATCGTCGCTCCCGCAATCATGACAGGTCGATCAGCAATCTTGTCGAGCAGGCGAGGCAGCGCGAAGGCCGCAACCATCGACCCGCCTCCGAAGGCCGCCAGCGCCCACGCTACCTCGGATTCGCCCAGGCCAAAGCGTGCCTTCACGATGACCACCGTGTTCACGATCACCATTGACCCCGCTGCTGCCACAGCGAGGCTGATCGCCAGCAGACCCCGAAGGCGCGGCGTGGCGAGGTAAATGCGCGTGCCCCGCGTAGTACGATCCCATATGCCACGACACGGGCCGGGAACGGTTGTGGGAAGCCTCACGCTGACCACAAGCGCGGCTGACACGAGGAAGCCGAGAACCGTTCCGGCAAACAGGTTGTGGAAGCTGATGACCGTCAGTAGCGCGGCGGCCAGCATCGGGGAAATCAGGCTTTCCAAATCGTAGGCCAGCCGGGAAAGCGACAGTGCTTTCGTGTACTCGTCTTCGTCGGGAAGGATGTCCGGGATAGTGGCTTGAAAGGTCGGCGTGAAGCCTGCGGACGCCGCCTGCAAGACGAAGATCAGCAGATAGATTTGCCAGATTTCGCTGACAAAGGGCAGGCAGAGCGCAACGGATGCTCGTACTAGGTCAAGGGCAACGAGCAACGACCGTCGCGGCAGCCGGTCGGCGAACGCCTGCGCGACCGGGGCGACTCCGACATAGGCCAGCATCTTGATTGCGAGTGCCGTCCCGAGTACCGCGCCGGCATTCGCCCCGGCCAGATCGTAGGCAAGCAGGCCAAGGGCCACCGTCATCAGGCCGGTGCCGACAAGCGCAATCACCTGAGCGGCGAACAGGTGACGATAGGTACGGTTCTTCAGGACGGAGAGCATCGGCGGGCCTCAGAGCAGTTTGGTCAGTGCCTTCATTTCGGTCAAAACGGAGTCTTCGTCATGGGCCAGGCAATGGTCGATGTGGTCGTGGATCAGGACGCGCTTTGCGGCCGTCACCGCGCTTTCCACCGCCGCGAGCTGGCGGGCGATGTCGAGACAGGATTCGCCACTTTCGATCATCCCTATGACGTGCCGAAGATGACCATCGGCGCGTTTCAGCCGCTTCACGAGATCGGGATGGGTTGAGTGCTTGTGTGTCGCGTTCATGTGGCAATTGTATCCCCCCTGGGGGGATATGAAAAAGTGCGCCGCCCGCGAAGGAGCGACGCACCGAAGGCCGCACGACGCAATCAGCCCGCCGCCGGCGCTGTCATCGACTGCAACTGCTCGATCACGCCAGGCTCAACGAACACGCAAGCCTGCTCGTCCGCGATCGGCACGTTGAACACCTGCGCGAACACCGTGCGCCGCAGATGGGCCAGCCGGCCCGTCCGGTATGCCTGCTCGGGCTTCATGCGCCCGCCAGCATGCGACCCGCTGCGCTGCGGATCGCATTCGACCAGCGCGACAAAGCCATCGTCGGCCAGCTTCTGATGCTCGGGGCACAGGCCCCAGCCGGTCGCCGTGTGGCGCTCCATGCTCGCGCGCAGGCGCTTGTCCAGCAGGATCGCGCCGGTGTCGAACGCCGTGCCGCAGACCAGGCAAACGTGCTGTTCGAGGGAAACGTGTGATTTGTCGTTCATGACGGTTCTCCGGTTGCAAGGGCGGAATTGCCCGGAACCGTCGCCCTCACGGCGCAGCGCAGCAGTCAGGGGTCGCAGACGGCCGCCAGGACGCAAGCGCGCAAGGCGCGCGCAGCCCTTGCACGGCGAGAACGCCGTGATACGGTGAAGGGACACAGCAAGACCGCCCCCTCACACCACCCCACGCACGCGGGTTTTTGGCAAGCGAAGCGCGCAGGCGCGGATCAGCGAGCCGGGCCGGAGGCGTCAGTGATGGAAGCCCGACAGGGGCGAGACTCGCGCAGCGAGGCTCGATGCGCAGCACGACAGCGCGACGGCGGTACGCCGGGACGCCCGACTGCTTGGGACAGGACTATTCGTTGTCGGTCTTGCGCTGCTCGAGCTGCAACTGCGCCCGTTGCGTTGCTTGTTGCAGCCGCTCCACCAGCACGCCCCTCGGCGGCAAGGCGGTCAGGTACTCGGCGACGTGGATGCCCGACTTGTCCAACTCCAGCAATTCGATCTGCTCGCGCTTCTTGCCGGTGCAAAGGATGATCCCCAGCGGCGAGGCTTCCTCCGGCTCCCGTTCGTGCTTGTCCAGCCAGCGAAGATAAAGCTCCATCTGTCCCTTGAAAGCTGCCTTGAACTCGCCGACCTTCAACTCCACTGCCACCAGCCGCCGCAGCTTGCGGTTGTAAAACAGCAGGTCGAGGTGGAAATCCTCGCCGTCGATCTGGATGCGCTTCTGCCGGGCCACGAAGCTGAAACCCGCGCCCAGCTCCAACAAGAACGACTCCATTTCGCGGATGATCGCCGCCTCCAAGTCGCCTTCCTGCCAAGTGTCCCGCAGCCCCAGGAAGTCGAGGATGTACGGGTCGCGCATGACCAGGGCGGGCGACATGCGCTGCGCATCGCGCATCGTCGCCAGCTCGTGCGCGATCGTCTCGCCCGGCTTTTGAGACAGCGCCGTGCGCTCGTACAGCATCGAGTCGATGCGCTCGCGCAGCGTCCGGACGCTCCAGCGTTCGGCGCTCGCCATCTGCGCGTAATAGTCCCGCTGGAGCGGGTCTTTCAGCGGGATCAGGGCGATGAAGTGCGTCCAGCTCAATTCTCGTATCAGTGATACGAGAATCTGCTCGTCGGGGAAGGTGGCCGCGAACTGCACCATGCGGCGCAGGTTCTGCTCGGCAAAACTGCCGCCGTACTCCTTCACCAACTGCGCCGCCAGGGTGGGCAGGACTTCCTTGCCGTAGGCGCCCCGGCGTCCGTCCAAGACGTGCGTGCGGATGCGCTGGCCGATGCGCCAGTAGAGCATCGTCAGCTCGCTATTCACCGTCGAGGCGGCGCGCTTGCGCGCCGCCTCGATCAGTGCCCGAATGTC
This DNA window, taken from Comamonas testosteroni TK102, encodes the following:
- a CDS encoding MFS transporter is translated as MLSVLKNRTYRHLFAAQVIALVGTGLMTVALGLLAYDLAGANAGAVLGTALAIKMLAYVGVAPVAQAFADRLPRRSLLVALDLVRASVALCLPFVSEIWQIYLLIFVLQAASAGFTPTFQATIPDILPDEDEYTKALSLSRLAYDLESLISPMLAAALLTVISFHNLFAGTVLGFLVSAALVVSVRLPTTVPGPCRGIWDRTTRGTRIYLATPRLRGLLAISLAVAAAGSMVIVNTVVIVKARFGLGESEVAWALAAFGGGSMVAAFALPRLLDKIADRPVMIAGATMLVVGTAAGAMIPTYAVLVVIWLVVGFGYSVAQTPSGRLLRRSAHPEDRPAVFAAQFALSHACWLICYPLAGRFGAAFGLQSTFIIMSLIGLVGVGLALWLWPASDSSDIAHDHLPPDHPHLREQADRGGHRHPMIVDDLHRDWARI
- a CDS encoding metal-sensing transcriptional repressor → MNATHKHSTHPDLVKRLKRADGHLRHVIGMIESGESCLDIARQLAAVESAVTAAKRVLIHDHIDHCLAHDEDSVLTEMKALTKLL
- a CDS encoding PDDEXK nuclease domain-containing protein, which produces MNTRRSSAASSAAPSALLGDIRALIEAARKRAASTVNSELTMLYWRIGQRIRTHVLDGRRGAYGKEVLPTLAAQLVKEYGGSFAEQNLRRMVQFAATFPDEQILVSLIRELSWTHFIALIPLKDPLQRDYYAQMASAERWSVRTLRERIDSMLYERTALSQKPGETIAHELATMRDAQRMSPALVMRDPYILDFLGLRDTWQEGDLEAAIIREMESFLLELGAGFSFVARQKRIQIDGEDFHLDLLFYNRKLRRLVAVELKVGEFKAAFKGQMELYLRWLDKHEREPEEASPLGIILCTGKKREQIELLELDKSGIHVAEYLTALPPRGVLVERLQQATQRAQLQLEQRKTDNE